Proteins from a single region of Antechinus flavipes isolate AdamAnt ecotype Samford, QLD, Australia chromosome 2, AdamAnt_v2, whole genome shotgun sequence:
- the LOC127548898 gene encoding U3 small nucleolar RNA-associated protein 14 homolog A-like — protein sequence MGEYQLLTIMRKIPENSSLRVLSHEEEVVDLLTDCQLSTSEDENNNDAYEGEVDSKVDRIDGDNGNNEDDNNKERKHQKLLNVICGLGEKKRLTLAERSEASPQVSEFNVSTEGTREKLELTELLAPIKISSSLGTVKKQLKNVKNKKTVELPLSKEENERSLREAAYNKISQDMNKWDPIVMKNRKAAQLVFPLEQEQVLDSPIEEVLESWKVSTPLEKKIFSLLHKNKWPVTNAFLTSEEKASLKAMSLEEAKQRRAELQKARALQSYYEARARREKKVKSKRFHKMLKKKKTKEVLKQFEQLHKISPTAALEKLKKIENARIQERMTLKHQNSGKWAKSKAVMAKYNLGARKAMQEQLIKNRELTQKLKVPSDSEHNEEDEEDAGLIPAIVNEVQLSIDRPNPWVQKQHLNDTKNSLTQKKPAANEVAESEMEEAMAEDELLLQEAEERRAFSKKVEQESQKQKQMTTMTTAPRKMEEDEEVLVQLRDLSKQLNQKVKKTRQNRIQPVSPPSAAHSKPSVQREEQALLNERPARTLEEDLGALVSEEVGQEQELLKPVMERQHWTHFNQKNPQKMNEELMTGLHTIISMKAHIENSFLSIPTFVEQEDCDEDVTQKQLIKEAFAGDDVITDFQREKQETEKASEPKDIDLSLPGWGQWGGPGLVISARKRRRFLIKAPKVSPRKDKCLPNVVITEKRNIHAAAHQVNVLPFPFTHPNEFEQTIKTPVGTTWNTQRAFQKLTAPQVVTKLGHIIEPIKENDVKSSPSHFNLPNL from the coding sequence ATGGGAGAATACCAGCTGCTTACCATTATGAGGAAGATTCCTGAAAATAGCAGCCTTCGGGTACTGAGCCATGAGGAAGAAGTGGTGGATTTACTTACAGACTGCCAGCTGAGTACCAGTGAAGATGAGAACAACAATGATGCATATGAGGGTGAAGTTGATAGCAAAGTAGACAGAATTGACGGTGACAATGGTAACAATGAAGATGACAACAACAAAGAGAGGAAACATCAAAAGCTCCTGAATGTTATTTGTGGCCTGGGTGAAAAGAAGAGGCTGACATTAGCTGAGCGGTCAGAGGCCAGTCCACAGGTGTCGGAGTTCAATGTCAGCACTGAAGGGACAAGGGAGAAGCTGGAACTCACAGAGTTGTTGGCACCCATCAAGATTTCTTCCTCACTGGGCACTGTGAAGAAGCAATTGAAGAATGTCAAAAACAAGAAGACTGTGGAGTTACCCCTTAGCAAAGAAGAGAATGAACGGAGTCTCAGGGAAGCTGCCTACAACAAAATTTCCCAAGACATGAACAAGTGGGACCCAATAGTCATGAAGAACCGAAAAGCAGCACAGCTAGTCTTTCCTCTGGAGCAGGAGCAAGTTCTAGATAGTCCTATCGAAGAGGTGCTTGAGAGCTGGAAGGTATCAACTcctctagaaaagaaaatttttagccTCCTCCACAAGAACAAGTGGCCTGTGACCAATGCTTTCTTGACATCGGAGGAAAAGGCCTCTTTGAAAGCCATGAGTCTGGAGGAAGCCAAGCAGCGCCGAGCAGAGCTCCAGAAAGCCCGGGCCCTGCAATCCTACTATGAGGCCAGGGCTCGAAGAGAGAAGAAAGTCAAAAGCAAAAGGTTTCacaaaatgctaaagaaaaagaaaaccaaagaggTTCTGAAGCAGTTTGAACAATTGCATAAGATCAGTCCCACTGCGGCTttggaaaagctaaaaaaaattgaaaatgccaGAATACAGGAACGAATGACCCTCAAGCACCAGAACAGTGGCAAATGGGCCAAGTCAAAGGCTGTTATGGCCAAATATAATCTGGGGGCCCGTAAGGCAATGCAGGAGCAGTTGATCAAGAACCGGGAATTGACCCAGAAACTGAAGGTACCTTCTGACAGTGAGCACAATGAAGAGGATGAGGAAGATGCTGGGCTCATCCCTGCCATTGTGAATGAAGTGCAGCTGAGCATTGACAGACCAAACCCCTGGGTGCAGAAGCAGCATTTGAATGACACCAAGAATTCTCTCACCCAGAAGAAGCCTGCTGCCAATGAAGTGGCTGAGTCTGAGATGGAAGAGGCCATGGCAGAAGACGAGCTGCTGCTGCAAGAAGCAGAAGAGAGACGGGCCTTCTCGAAAAAAGTTGAACAGGAGTCACAGAAGCAGAAACAGATGACGACCATGACAACAGCACCTAGGAAGatggaggaagatgaggaggtgTTAGTTCAATTGAGGGACCTCTCTAAGCAGCTAAATCAGAAGGTCAAGAAAACGAGGCAAAATAGAATACAGCCTGTGAGCCCACCTTCAGCTGCCCACAGTAAGCCAAGTGTCCAGAGAGAAGAGCAGGCCTTGCTAAATGAGAGGCCAGCCAGGACATTGGAGGAGGATCTGGGGGCTTTGGTTTCAGAGGAAGTTGGCCAAGAACAGGAGCTCCTGAAGCCGGTAATGGAAAGGCAGCATTGGACTCACTTTAACCAAAAGAATCCTCAGAAGATGAATGAGGAGCTCATGACTGGCCTGCACACTATCATCAGTATGAAGGCCCACATTGAGAACTCCTTTTTATCAATCCCTACCTTTGTAGAACAGGAGGACTGTGATGAGGACGTAACCCAAAAGCAGCTCATAAAGGAGGCCTTTGCTGGGGACGATGTCATCACTGACTTCCAGAGGGAGAAACAAGAAACTGAGAAAGCAAGTGAACCAAAAGATATTGACCTGAGTCTGCCAGGCTGGGGACAGTGGGGTGGTCCAGGCCTGGTGATCAGTGCCAGGAAGAGACGCCGGTTTCTTATCAAAGCCCCTAAAGTTTCTCCAAGAAAAGACAAGTGCTTGCCAAATGTGGTCATCACCGAGAAGCGGAACATCCATGCAGCAGCCCACCAGGTTAATGTGCTTCCATTCCCGTTCACCCACCCAAATGAGTTTGAACAGACCATCAAGACACCAGTGGGAACCACATGGAACACACAGAGGGCCTTTCAGAAGCTGACTGCACCCCAAGTGGTGACCAAGCTGGGCCATATCATTGAACCTATTAAGGAGAATGATGTCAAGTCCTCTCCTTCCCACTTCAATCTTCCAAATCTGTAG